From the Malaclemys terrapin pileata isolate rMalTer1 chromosome 13, rMalTer1.hap1, whole genome shotgun sequence genome, one window contains:
- the TMEM100 gene encoding transmembrane protein 100, whose amino-acid sequence MTDEPIKEILGAPKHPEPVTMEKRNNNDCVVTTVPLVSECQLTAATGGAELSCYRCTIPFGVVILIAGVVVTAVAYSFNSHGSIISVFGLVLLSSGLLLLASSALCWKIRQQHKKAKRRESQTALVANQRSLFG is encoded by the coding sequence ATGACAGACGAGCCCATTAAAGAGATTCTGGGAGCTCCAAAGCATCCTGAACCTGTAACGATGGAGAAGAGAAATAACAATGACTGTGTGGTAACCACTGTCCCTTTGGTCAGTGAGTGCCAGCTCACTGCAGCAACCGGAGGAGCCGAGCTGTCCTGTTACCGTTGCACTATCCCCTTTGGCGTGGTCATTCTTATAGCTGGAGTGGTGGTCACCGCCGTGGCGTACAGTTTCAATTCCCACGGCTCAATCATCTCCGTGTTTGGACTGGTCCTCTTGTCATCTGGACTCCTCTTGCTGGCTTCTAGCGCCTTGTGCTGGAAAATCAGGCAACAGCACAAGAAAGCCAAAAGGCGGGAGAGTCAGACAGCGCTTGTGGCAAATCAGAGAAGCTTGTTTGGTTAG